In Sphingobacterium sp. PCS056, the following proteins share a genomic window:
- a CDS encoding GNAT family N-acetyltransferase: MEYFTVTDMENIKIKKVTSSDIEILQKIGRQTFFETFSQSNTEDNMKKYLEDGFSAKKLADELAHKHSEFYFALDGQEAIGYLKLNTGDAQTEVQEIESLEIERIYVLQNYHGKKVGQILYEKAIEVAMTRKSKYVWLGVWEENPRAINFYKKNGFEEFDKHVFILGDDEQTDILMKKIL, encoded by the coding sequence ATGGAATATTTCACTGTAACGGATATGGAAAACATTAAGATTAAAAAAGTTACATCAAGTGACATCGAAATTTTACAAAAAATAGGAAGACAGACCTTTTTTGAAACATTTTCACAAAGCAATACGGAAGATAATATGAAGAAATATCTAGAAGATGGTTTCTCAGCTAAGAAGCTGGCAGATGAACTTGCTCATAAACACTCGGAATTTTATTTTGCACTGGACGGCCAAGAAGCTATAGGATACTTAAAGCTAAATACAGGAGATGCCCAAACAGAAGTGCAGGAAATTGAAAGTTTGGAAATAGAGCGCATCTATGTGCTACAAAATTATCATGGAAAAAAAGTCGGTCAGATCCTATATGAGAAAGCTATAGAGGTGGCAATGACAAGAAAGTCTAAGTATGTCTGGTTGGGTGTCTGGGAAGAAAATCCAAGAGCTATAAATTTCTACAAAAAAAATGGGTTTGAAGAATTCGATAAGCATGTATTTATATTAGGTGATGATGAGCAAACTGACATCCTGATGAAAAAAATACTGTGA
- a CDS encoding GNAT family N-acetyltransferase — protein MNTNHREIKIRNAVAADSEKLWVLMKELAVFENYIESFAITPAIVLESGFKKNPPDFYAIVAEHGDSIVGMLVYYFLPYTAQNRPSIYLKELYVDSYYRGQKIGEQLMGALRKEAGNKKCGQIKWTVATWNESGKKFYERLGANENTEWLNYEWNISL, from the coding sequence ATGAATACAAATCATCGAGAAATAAAAATAAGAAATGCAGTTGCTGCTGACAGTGAAAAGCTATGGGTCCTCATGAAGGAATTAGCAGTATTTGAAAATTACATCGAATCTTTTGCTATTACACCAGCGATTGTTTTAGAAAGTGGGTTCAAAAAAAATCCGCCTGATTTTTATGCTATCGTTGCTGAACATGGCGACTCAATCGTAGGTATGCTGGTCTATTATTTTCTTCCTTATACCGCTCAAAACAGGCCTTCCATATATCTAAAAGAATTGTATGTGGACTCATATTACAGAGGTCAGAAGATTGGAGAACAATTGATGGGTGCACTTCGTAAAGAGGCGGGAAACAAGAAATGTGGACAGATCAAATGGACAGTGGCAACGTGGAATGAATCAGGTAAAAAATTTTATGAGAGACTGGGTGCCAATGAAAATACAGAATGGTTAAATTATGAATGGAATATTTCACTGTAA
- a CDS encoding LysR family transcriptional regulator yields the protein MDIQQIKYFLILAEELHFWNTSEKVGITQSALSRQIMSLESELNLKLFDRDKRNVSLTSAGQYLKEKWQFELSTLEIVHQQALQIHLGKLGTIKIAHPDSISSTIIPEIISKISYAFPQLNMELLQLPYSQEEEALKNYKIDILLSRDMNQSVFLHSKKLSSDNLCLVVPTDHDFKTPEDITSVNLANQKFILTYGGSDSRYDSLLQDIFKHYNIHPSSFISSQFGSTIISLIKKGLGIAILPQSYTHYDPIGLRFIPLPFFSDLYINWRKDDPNIIIKNIMDLI from the coding sequence ATGGACATCCAACAAATAAAATATTTTCTGATCTTAGCTGAGGAATTGCATTTCTGGAATACCTCAGAAAAAGTTGGTATCACCCAATCTGCGCTCAGTAGACAAATCATGTCTTTGGAAAGTGAGCTGAACCTGAAGTTATTTGACCGTGACAAACGTAATGTCAGTCTTACATCTGCAGGGCAATATCTAAAAGAGAAGTGGCAGTTCGAATTATCTACTTTAGAAATAGTTCATCAACAGGCTCTTCAGATTCATTTAGGGAAATTAGGTACCATAAAAATTGCTCATCCAGATTCAATATCTTCCACTATCATTCCCGAAATTATTTCCAAGATTTCATATGCATTTCCTCAATTAAATATGGAACTCCTTCAACTTCCATATAGCCAAGAAGAAGAAGCTCTGAAAAACTATAAAATTGATATTTTGCTTAGCAGAGACATGAATCAGTCCGTTTTTCTCCATTCAAAAAAACTTAGTTCCGATAACCTGTGTTTGGTTGTTCCGACCGATCATGATTTCAAAACTCCTGAAGATATTACTTCTGTAAATTTAGCCAATCAAAAATTTATTTTGACCTATGGCGGTTCAGACAGCAGGTATGATTCATTACTTCAAGATATCTTCAAACATTATAATATCCATCCCAGCTCTTTTATCTCTTCTCAATTTGGATCCACCATTATTTCTTTAATTAAGAAAGGCTTGGGTATAGCTATTTTGCCACAGTCATATACTCATTATGATCCTATTGGATTACGATTTATTCCACTTCCTTTTTTTTCAGATCTTTATATCAACTGGCGAAAAGACGATCCTAATATCATCATCAAAAACATAATGGATCTGATTTAA
- a CDS encoding sensor histidine kinase, which yields MILKINNNRWNFIKKIALFLVVTPLILIFLVVITSNKNSVVLFENFSPKLSISIITFYFLLCLVLISFGIYWLVMQIIAIFKLKNEKTKAELMLLKSQVNPHFFFNTLNNLYGLVDKDAQKAREMILKLSDLMRYSIYEGEKETVAIQEEIDFLKNYIELHQMRYHKEISIDFKCDIDNNRKVVPLLYIILLENAFKHGIENLRDHAYIKMELKTSQHEISFTIENNYEKIEKQSGIGLGNLKRRLELIYPNQHELTYFSTDSVYQARLILKTL from the coding sequence ATGATTTTAAAAATAAATAACAACAGGTGGAATTTCATCAAGAAAATTGCTCTATTTTTAGTAGTAACTCCTTTGATTTTAATATTTTTAGTAGTGATTACTTCAAATAAAAATTCCGTAGTTCTTTTTGAAAACTTTAGTCCAAAACTTAGCATTTCCATTATTACCTTCTATTTTTTGTTGTGTTTGGTATTGATTTCTTTTGGTATTTACTGGTTGGTCATGCAGATTATTGCCATCTTTAAATTAAAAAATGAAAAGACAAAAGCCGAATTGATGCTATTGAAGAGCCAGGTCAACCCACATTTCTTTTTCAATACGCTCAATAACTTGTATGGTTTGGTAGATAAAGATGCTCAAAAAGCGCGAGAAATGATATTAAAACTTTCAGATCTAATGCGTTACAGTATTTATGAAGGCGAAAAGGAAACGGTTGCTATTCAGGAAGAAATTGATTTTTTGAAAAACTATATCGAATTGCATCAGATGCGATACCATAAAGAGATCAGCATTGATTTTAAATGTGATATTGATAATAATCGAAAAGTAGTTCCTTTATTGTATATTATACTTTTGGAGAATGCTTTTAAACACGGAATCGAAAATTTAAGAGACCATGCTTACATCAAAATGGAATTAAAAACTTCACAACATGAAATCAGTTTTACCATTGAAAATAATTATGAAAAAATTGAAAAACAATCAGGAATTGGATTGGGAAATCTAAAAAGAAGATTAGAATTAATTTATCCAAATCAGCATGAATTGACTTATTTTTCAACAGATAGCGTCTATCAGGCACGACTAATTTTGAAAACATTATGA
- a CDS encoding LytR/AlgR family response regulator transcription factor, with protein sequence MISYLIIDDEHIAHDIIKGYGDLIPNMQLQKNCYDALEAFEFLNKNKVDLIFLDLNMPVLKGFEFLKTLHSPPKVIVTTAYQEFALEGYEHNISDYLLKPFGFERFLKAVNKAIGSKGEQNIFFEMKNISNRIFVQSNKNHIQLEIENILFIEATGNYTKIITTIETIIIREKFSSFLEQLPKNEFIQVHKSFAVAPKHINRVEGNIIVILHYKIPIGKIFKLNIIQLLK encoded by the coding sequence ATGATCAGCTATTTAATCATTGATGATGAACATATTGCCCACGATATCATTAAAGGATATGGTGACTTGATACCCAATATGCAACTGCAGAAAAACTGTTATGATGCTTTGGAAGCTTTTGAATTTTTGAACAAAAATAAAGTTGATTTAATATTTTTGGATTTGAATATGCCCGTTTTAAAGGGTTTTGAATTTCTCAAAACATTACATAGTCCACCCAAAGTCATTGTGACCACGGCTTATCAGGAATTTGCTTTGGAAGGTTATGAACACAATATTTCGGATTATCTGCTTAAGCCCTTTGGTTTTGAGCGATTTTTAAAAGCCGTAAATAAAGCAATCGGCTCGAAGGGTGAACAAAATATATTTTTCGAAATGAAAAATATTTCAAATAGGATTTTTGTGCAAAGCAATAAAAATCATATTCAATTGGAAATAGAAAATATTTTATTCATCGAAGCAACAGGAAACTACACCAAAATAATAACGACGATTGAAACCATTATTATCCGTGAAAAATTTTCGTCATTTTTGGAACAATTACCCAAAAATGAGTTTATACAAGTTCATAAGTCATTTGCTGTTGCCCCAAAACATATTAATCGTGTTGAAGGCAACATCATCGTTATTTTACATTATAAGATACCAATCGGTAAAATATTCAAATTGAATATTATTCAATTGTTGAAATAA
- a CDS encoding nuclear transport factor 2 family protein → MTKADILSQENKLYGAIKDRDINVLEELLHDDLLFVIPSGAVITKEMDLQSYRDGNLMIRNLIPHVEHLNIIDDTAVITLTLELKGNYGGDDFESKFRYIRVWKAFSSGIKVIGGSGMIVNV, encoded by the coding sequence ATGACAAAAGCAGATATTTTAAGTCAGGAAAACAAGCTATATGGCGCGATCAAAGATCGTGATATAAATGTGCTTGAGGAACTATTGCACGATGATTTACTTTTTGTCATTCCAAGTGGAGCCGTTATCACAAAGGAAATGGATCTACAAAGCTATCGTGATGGTAATCTAATGATCAGGAACCTTATTCCTCATGTTGAACATCTAAATATCATCGATGATACGGCCGTGATTACCTTGACCCTAGAATTGAAAGGCAATTACGGTGGAGATGATTTTGAAAGCAAGTTTCGTTACATCCGGGTTTGGAAAGCATTCTCCTCTGGAATAAAAGTAATTGGTGGAAGCGGAATGATTGTTAATGTGTAA
- a CDS encoding hybrid sensor histidine kinase/response regulator transcription factor, whose amino-acid sequence MKNLLIVIFSLWQFSLALGQPNHVRFFSLQDGLTNQQVLDVVHDEDGYLWVATELGLNRFAGKAFKSYYTSDNQDGRSINSNEINTLLYDDQKIYIGTRSNGLNVLDLHTNKFSYYLHDPADPKSIATNDITDIIKSKNGNLWIATYHQGLQHFDPIKKEFRRYNRKNFPKLPENSIWSLVEDKKNTLYIGHVNKGLSILDPTTGVLKHLTSQNTANQLADNEVKILYCDRYDNIWIGTRKGLSIYHPLTGHIQHIPLAKLAKNGREPFIYTIKEIGDEIWIGGESSQLFIVQPTYRVDKQVAGMKHLQLFDVGKGNNVMIQHISSDRFGNIWLGLYGGGLGFVSHLAPFFYVFPDPSTSTPIATVSSIVERNEQTMFLSTEGTGLVQMDKKGKLLSHIGQKNGDPDDYILTSFKDHNQNIWIGMRRGGVAVQRPNTNTWHEIDLGEQATDVRAILEDHHGHIWIAALQGIFIYNPHRSTVEKLLINKPMMGDYAPRALVEDDRGNMWVGTYGQGLYIFDSNRKLLQNITNHTGLRSNTVNDLLRDKHHNIWVATNSGIVFQHAQKEIGKLDILTPPGADAWLFINAIAEDQHGNIWCSTKSGLMRYLPLEKQFLQYDQAFGLPLGGFINGSVGQDHNGHLYFGMQEGISYFDPKDIPLSLPTSPVRISRFIVFRSGESNTTVDKYPSQQQEINLSHEENSFRVELAVMDFALHGLVEFSYQLQGLNNDWIFLGNETNLDFRNIPYGEHELIIRTRMRNGQWSNDYQRLLVKIAPPIYLSLPAKILYFGILASILYVLIFFYNKKLKAESELKLKERQHEQDQKLYTERINFYTHITHELRTPLTLILGPLDDLADEKQLSAKNKGLVLAVQKSANRLFTLVNQLLEFRKIESQYKPLVLGEGYLAEMLHELVEKYKLLNSKKDLQVISRLPDPDIRTLFDAEIVQLIVENLLSNAYKYSEKGNIEVSLHYEKNQLVNWAVLTVSDTGCGISAKNIDSIFDKFYQVSRPGVQGTGIGLAMVKELIVIHQGKINVDSTEGVGTTFTVRFLANHVIVEKEEEPTTANWDQENGEIESVRPLLLLVEDDPDLRDYLGDILQTHYEVLRAENGLSGFKIAKEQVPDLLISDIMMPDMDGFQLAEKLKEDRVTSHIPLILLTAKDTDLDRQRGYDLGIDSYLTKPIGRTLLFKRIDNLLRKQKNMYATILQKIKADTFESQPSEQAMPKEDLWRENIFVQDFAKIVEQHMQDEVLDATTLAERMNMSQSTLYRKLKGITGKNINQLVRKIRIHKAAELLLSGRYNVTEVSFMVGINSAIYFRQCFKEEFGKLPSEYQKSTINSKKA is encoded by the coding sequence ATGAAGAATTTGTTGATTGTCATTTTTTCATTGTGGCAATTTAGCCTAGCTCTTGGGCAGCCCAATCATGTCCGTTTTTTCTCCCTTCAAGATGGACTGACCAATCAACAAGTTTTAGATGTCGTCCACGATGAGGATGGCTATTTATGGGTAGCAACAGAATTGGGCTTAAATCGGTTTGCGGGTAAGGCTTTCAAATCGTATTATACTTCAGATAACCAAGATGGCCGTTCAATCAACAGTAACGAGATCAATACGCTCTTATACGACGATCAAAAAATATATATCGGTACACGATCCAATGGTTTAAACGTATTGGACCTCCATACCAACAAATTTTCCTATTATTTGCATGATCCGGCCGATCCAAAATCTATTGCTACAAATGATATAACAGACATTATCAAAAGTAAAAATGGTAATTTATGGATAGCGACCTATCATCAAGGTCTACAGCATTTTGATCCCATTAAAAAAGAATTTAGACGCTATAATAGAAAAAATTTCCCTAAGCTTCCTGAAAATAGCATCTGGTCACTCGTAGAAGATAAAAAAAATACACTTTATATCGGTCATGTCAATAAAGGGCTCTCTATCTTAGACCCCACAACTGGTGTACTTAAGCATCTGACAAGTCAAAACACAGCGAATCAATTGGCTGACAATGAAGTCAAAATACTGTATTGTGATCGATATGATAATATATGGATTGGAACAAGAAAAGGACTGTCCATTTATCATCCTTTAACAGGTCATATACAGCATATTCCGTTAGCCAAATTAGCGAAAAATGGAAGAGAGCCATTCATTTATACCATTAAAGAAATTGGAGATGAGATTTGGATCGGAGGCGAATCTTCTCAGCTTTTTATTGTGCAGCCCACATACCGAGTTGACAAGCAAGTAGCGGGTATGAAGCACCTTCAGCTATTTGATGTAGGCAAAGGAAATAATGTCATGATACAGCATATTTCTTCCGATCGCTTTGGCAATATCTGGCTAGGCTTGTATGGTGGCGGGTTAGGTTTTGTGAGCCATCTAGCTCCATTCTTCTATGTTTTTCCAGATCCATCAACATCCACTCCTATCGCAACAGTCAGCAGTATTGTAGAAAGGAATGAACAAACGATGTTTCTTTCTACAGAAGGGACAGGACTAGTTCAGATGGACAAAAAGGGAAAACTATTAAGCCATATTGGACAGAAAAATGGCGATCCAGATGATTATATATTGACCTCATTCAAAGATCATAATCAAAATATTTGGATAGGTATGCGCAGGGGCGGTGTGGCTGTCCAACGGCCAAATACAAATACTTGGCATGAGATTGACTTGGGGGAACAAGCAACCGATGTTCGTGCGATTTTAGAAGATCATCACGGACACATCTGGATTGCAGCCCTGCAAGGCATCTTTATTTACAACCCCCATCGTAGTACCGTAGAGAAATTACTCATCAATAAACCCATGATGGGAGATTATGCACCTCGCGCCCTGGTAGAAGACGACCGTGGAAACATGTGGGTAGGCACATACGGACAGGGACTGTATATCTTTGATTCCAATCGAAAATTACTTCAAAATATAACAAACCATACTGGGCTCCGAAGCAATACGGTTAACGATTTATTGCGTGACAAGCATCATAATATTTGGGTCGCAACAAATAGCGGGATTGTTTTTCAGCATGCACAAAAGGAAATCGGAAAACTGGATATACTTACTCCACCAGGAGCAGATGCTTGGTTATTTATCAATGCAATAGCAGAAGACCAACATGGAAATATATGGTGTTCGACTAAGTCGGGTTTGATGCGTTATTTACCATTAGAAAAACAGTTTCTACAGTATGATCAGGCGTTTGGTTTGCCTCTCGGAGGTTTTATCAATGGAAGTGTCGGTCAAGATCACAATGGACATTTATATTTCGGGATGCAAGAAGGCATTTCTTATTTTGATCCCAAAGATATTCCATTGAGCCTTCCGACATCGCCAGTTCGCATAAGTCGATTTATTGTCTTTAGGTCAGGTGAATCCAATACTACAGTAGATAAATATCCCTCTCAGCAGCAAGAGATCAATTTAAGCCACGAAGAAAATAGTTTCCGAGTAGAACTGGCCGTAATGGATTTTGCTTTGCATGGATTGGTTGAATTTAGTTATCAGTTGCAAGGCCTGAACAATGATTGGATTTTTTTAGGAAATGAGACTAATTTGGATTTTCGTAATATTCCTTATGGCGAGCATGAGCTGATCATTCGTACTCGCATGAGAAATGGCCAGTGGTCCAATGATTATCAGCGTTTGTTGGTTAAGATTGCACCGCCAATTTATTTGAGTTTACCGGCTAAGATCTTGTATTTCGGCATTCTCGCAAGTATACTGTATGTCTTGATTTTCTTTTACAATAAAAAGCTGAAAGCAGAGTCCGAGCTTAAGCTCAAGGAGAGGCAACACGAACAGGATCAAAAACTATATACCGAGCGGATCAACTTTTATACCCATATCACCCATGAACTGCGTACCCCTTTAACATTAATTTTAGGACCGCTTGATGATCTAGCCGATGAAAAGCAGCTTTCAGCAAAAAATAAAGGATTAGTACTTGCTGTTCAGAAAAGTGCCAACAGGCTTTTTACTTTAGTAAATCAGCTTTTAGAATTTAGAAAAATAGAATCTCAATATAAACCGTTAGTACTCGGAGAAGGGTATTTGGCAGAGATGCTCCATGAACTCGTCGAGAAGTATAAACTGTTGAACAGTAAAAAAGATCTCCAAGTGATCTCCAGATTGCCAGATCCCGATATCCGAACTTTATTTGACGCCGAGATTGTTCAGCTTATTGTAGAGAACTTATTGTCAAATGCCTATAAGTATAGTGAAAAGGGAAATATTGAAGTCAGTCTTCATTATGAAAAAAATCAATTAGTCAACTGGGCAGTATTGACAGTCTCCGATACAGGATGTGGAATTTCAGCAAAAAATATCGATTCAATCTTTGATAAGTTTTATCAGGTATCAAGACCTGGAGTGCAAGGTACTGGTATCGGTTTGGCTATGGTCAAAGAATTGATTGTGATTCATCAGGGCAAAATTAATGTAGACAGCACGGAAGGCGTAGGCACGACCTTTACAGTACGATTTTTAGCAAACCATGTTATTGTCGAAAAAGAAGAAGAGCCAACAACTGCCAACTGGGATCAGGAAAATGGTGAAATAGAAAGCGTACGTCCGCTACTTCTATTGGTCGAAGATGACCCTGATCTACGGGATTATCTAGGTGATATCCTACAGACACATTATGAAGTCTTACGAGCAGAAAACGGCCTGAGCGGATTTAAAATCGCAAAAGAGCAAGTTCCAGATTTGCTCATAAGCGATATTATGATGCCCGATATGGATGGCTTTCAATTGGCTGAAAAATTAAAAGAAGATCGGGTCACGAGTCATATCCCCTTAATTCTGTTGACCGCTAAAGACACCGATTTAGATCGACAGCGCGGCTATGACTTAGGAATAGATTCCTACCTGACCAAACCGATCGGACGAACATTACTGTTTAAACGTATAGACAATTTATTACGTAAGCAGAAGAATATGTATGCAACTATTTTACAAAAGATAAAAGCCGATACGTTCGAAAGCCAGCCTTCAGAACAAGCGATGCCCAAAGAAGATCTTTGGCGGGAAAATATTTTTGTGCAAGACTTTGCAAAGATCGTGGAGCAGCATATGCAAGATGAGGTGCTTGATGCCACTACATTAGCAGAGAGAATGAACATGAGTCAATCCACCTTGTATCGAAAACTCAAAGGGATAACAGGTAAAAATATCAATCAGCTTGTGCGTAAGATACGAATTCATAAAGCCGCCGAATTGCTCCTTTCCGGACGTTACAATGTCACTGAGGTCTCTTTTATGGTAGGCATCAATAGTGCCATTTATTTCCGGCAATGCTTCAAAGAAGAATTTGGAAAGCTCCCTTCCGAATACCAAAAATCAACTATCAATAGCAAAAAAGCTTAA